The segment CCACCGGCCGGATGTATTCGCGCGGCACGGTACCGCCGAAGATCTCGTTGACGAACTCGAAACCGGCGCCCGGCCGGCCCGGCGTCACGCGGATCTTCACGTGTCCGTACTGGCCTCGCCCGCCCGTCTGCTTGACGTAGCGTCCTTCGCCCTCCGACGGACGGGTCAGCGTCTCCTTGTAGGCGACCTGCGGACGCCCGACGCTCGCCTCCACCCCGAACTCCCGCTTCAGGCGGTCGACGAGAATCTCGAGGTGCAGCTCGCCCATCCCGGAGATGACGACCTGGCCGATTTCCTCGTCCGTCCGCACCTGGAAGGTCGGATCCTCCGCGGTGAGCTTCCCCAGGCCCTGCCCCAGCTTCTCCTGGTCGGCCTTCGAGCTCGGCTCGATCGCCAGGCTGATCACCGGGCTCGGGAACTCCATCGACTCGAGCACCACCGCGTGCTGCGGATCGCAGATGGTGTCGCCGGTGCCGACGCTCTTCAGGCCGACCGCGGCGGCGATGTCGCCTGCGCAGACCTGCTTGATCTCCTCGCGCTTGTTGGCGTGCATCTTCAACAGGCGGCCGATCCGCTCCTTGCGGCCGCGCCCCGTGTTGAGCACCGTCGCGCCGGTCTTCATGACCCCCGAGTAGACACGAATGAAGGTCAACTGCCCGACGTACGAATCGGTCATCACCTTGAACGCGAGCGCCGAGAAGGGAGCCGCGTCGTCCGCGGGCCGCGCGACCACGTAGCCGTCGTCGTCCGCGGCCCGTTGGGGATTGATGCCGGAAATCGGCGGCACGTCCTCCGGCGACGGCAGGTAGTCGATGATGGCGTCGAGCAGGGGCTGTATGCCCTTGTTCTTGAAGGCGGACCCGCACAGCACCGGCACGAACGGTCTCTCTTCGCCCTGCAGCGACTCGATCGCCCGCCGGCGAATGGTGGCGCGAACCTCCGCCTCGGGCAGGGGCTCGCCGTGCAGATACCGGTTGAGCAGGTCGTCGTTGACCTCGCTGACCTTCTCCACCAACTGCTCCCGGTACACCATCGCCTGCTCGCGCAACGCCTCGGGAATCTCCTCGATCGTCGGCGGGGCGCCGAGCGACTCGCCGTTGTGGCGAACCGCCTTCATGCGCACGAGATCGACCACGCCCTCGAACCGGCCCTCGGAACCTATCGGGAGCTGCAGGGCCACCGGATTGGCGCCGAGCCGGGTCCGGATGGACTCGAGGGTGCGGACGAAGTCGGCCCCGACGCGATCCATCTTGTTGACGAAGCAGATGCGGGGGACCCGGTACTTGTCCGCCTGCCGCCAGACGGTCTCGGTCTGCGGCTCCACTCCCGCCACCGCGTCGAACACCGCGACCGATCCGTCCAGCACGCGCAGCGAGCGCTCCACCTCGGCCGTGAAATCGACGTGGCCGGGCGTGTCGATGATGTTGATCCGGTGGTCGCGCCAGACGCAGGTCGTCGCCGCCGACGTAATCGTGATGCCGCGCTCCTGCTCCTGCGCCATCCAGTCCATCACGGCGGTGCCGTCATGAACCTCGCCGACCTTGTACGTGATCCCCGTGTAGAAGAGAATGCGCTCGGTCGTGGTCGTCTTGCCGGCATCGATGTGGGCCATGATGCCGATGTTCCGGGTCCGATCGAGAGGAACCGATCTGGCCATCTCGTGCGTCGCCTGCGGCGCGGGCCGCGACTTCGTATTCCTCGGCGTTGCGATAATCGAATCAGCCGTGCTCACGATTGTTCCGTTCCTGCGACTCCACCGCCGCCCGATCCCACCGGCGCACCCCTACCAGCGGTAGTGCGCAAATGCCTTGTTGGCCTCCGCCATGCGGTGCGTATCTTCCCGTTTCTTCACCGAGCCGCCCCGGAGGTTCGACGCGTCGATCAGCTCGTTCGCCAGCTTCTCCCGCATCGTCTTGCCGTCGCCGCGGCTGCGCGCGTACGAGGTCAACCAGCGGATGCTCAACGACAGGCGTCGATTCTGCGTCACCTCGACCGGCACCTGGTAGTTCGATCCGCCGACGCGCCGCGACTTCACTTCCAGGCTCGGCTTCGTGTTGTCGACCGCCCGCTTGAAGATCTTGAGCGGATCGTCGCCGGTCCGTTCCTTGATGATGTCGAGGCTGCCGTAGACGATGCCTTCGGCGACGCTCCGTTTGCCGCTCTTCATGATCATGCGCACGAACTTCGTGAGCAGCGTGCTGTTGTACACGGGGTCCGCCGGCACCTCGCGCTTCGGCACTTCTCGTCTGCGTGGCATCGCGACTGATCTCCCCCGGCCCTGACTACGACTTCGGGCGCTTCGCGCCGTACTTCGATCGACTCTGCTTGCGGCCCGCCACCCCGACGGTGTCGAGCGTCCCCCGCACGACGTGATACCGCACGCCGGGCAGATCCTTCACGCGCCCGCCCCGGATCAGGGCCAGCGAGTGCTCCTGCAGGTTGTGCCCCTCGCCGGGGATGTAGCTCGTCACCTCGATGGCGTTGGTCAACCGGACCCGCGCCACCTTCCGGAGGGCCGAGTTCGGCTTCTTCGGCGTCTGCGTGAAGACGCGAACACAGACGCCCCGTTTCTGCGGGCAGCCCTGCAGGGCCGGGCTCTTCGTCTTGTTGACGACCCGTTCCCGTCCCTTGCGGACGAGCTGGCTAATCGTCGGCACCGGTACTCCCTCGCTTGACGTCACGCCCGCCCAAACCGGATGAGCGTCCGACACCCGACAGTTGCGGCCGAAACCTTGAAGCGACCGTCGCGAAACCGGCGGTCCCTTGGCGCCTCGACCAGTTGACCCTAAATCAGTTTGCTCGCCGTGCAGGCGACCCGCGGCTCTCGCTCACCCGCGAACCGCCGAGCGCTGGAAAGAGGTCCGTGAAAGACTCCGCCTCTTTCGGACGGGCCGGAGCCGGATAGGGTTTCCCGGCACCGACAAAACCCACGGATACTACCACCAAACCGAATGCAGCACAAGGCAGGCCGCTTTCCGCGGGCTTCCCGCCCCCGCGACGGCTCGCGCCCGGACTGCTGGCGCCCCGAAACGCCTCGCTGGCTCGGCGTTTCGGCGCAGACTCCTAGATTCCCTCTCGCACCCGCGTCTCCCGAGCCCCGAGCGGACTCAACGTGTCGACGGCCCCCACCGCGCTCCGGGCCACCCCCCGCTCGTCCGGATCGACGAAGTAGTCCATCTCGTGCTCCGCGTCCAGGTCGTCCGACAACGGCGGCGGCGGCGGCTCGTCCGCCTCGATCCGGACCTGACGGTAGTAGTCGAACCCGGTGCCGGCCGGAATCAGCCGTCCCATGGTCACGTTCTCCTTCAGGCCACGCAGATGGTCCACCTTGCCGGAGATCGACGCCTCGGTCAGAACCCGCGTCGTCTCCTGGAACGACGCCGCGGAGATGAACGAATCGGTCGACAGCGACGCCTTGGTGATCCCGAGCAGGAGCGGCCGGCCGGTGGCCGGCTGCCCGCCCTCGGCGAGCACGCGCTCGTTCTCGGCCGCGAACCGGAACCGGTCGACCTGCTCGTCGACGAGAAGCTCCGTGTCCCCCACGTCCTCGATCTTCACCCAGCGCATCATCTGCCGGACCATCACCTCGATGTGCTTGTCGTTGATGGCCACGCCCTGCAGCCGATAGACCTCCTGGATCTCGTTGACCAGGTAGCTGTGCAGGGCCTTCTCCCCCAGCACGCTCAGGATGTCGTGCGGGTTCGACGGTCCGTCCATGAGCGGGTCGCCGGCCCGTACCCGATCACCCTCCTGGACATTGAGGTGGACGCTGCGCGGCAGGGAGTACTCGCGCTGCTCCGCGCCCGGCTCGTCGGGCACGATGATGATCTTCCGGACGCCCTTGACGATGCCGCCCTGCTTGACCGTGCCGTCGATCTCGCTGATGACCGCCGTCTCCCGCGGCTTGCGCGCCTCGAACAGCTCCACGACGCGCGGCAGACCGCCGGTGATGTCCTTGGTCTTCGTCGTCTCGCGCGGGATCTTCGCCAGCACGTCGGTCGCGTGGACCTGGTCGCCGTCGCTCACCATCAGATGGGCGCGCGCCGGCATGGGATAGCGGCGCCCTTCGATCGCCAGCACCGGCAACTTCTTCTCGCCCGGCGCCCCGCCGACGACCCGGCGCTTCTCGCCCGCCCGGAACGGAATGGCGGCAAGCGCCTCCGCGACGACGCCCGCATCGTCCTCGCCCACGACGCGCTGCTCGATCACCACGGCCGCCGGCGCCGTTTCGTCCGCACCGGCATCGCCGCCCTCGAACCGGACCCGGCCCGCCTGCTCCGCCACGATCGCGGCGCCGTCCGGCGGACCCGCCAGCTCGTCGCCCGCCGACACCTGGGCGCCGTTCGACACCTGGATCGCCGCGCCGGCCGGGATCTCGTAGCGGTGCTCGACGTCCTCGATCTGT is part of the Acidobacteriota bacterium genome and harbors:
- the rpsG gene encoding 30S ribosomal protein S7, which encodes MPRRREVPKREVPADPVYNSTLLTKFVRMIMKSGKRSVAEGIVYGSLDIIKERTGDDPLKIFKRAVDNTKPSLEVKSRRVGGSNYQVPVEVTQNRRLSLSIRWLTSYARSRGDGKTMREKLANELIDASNLRGGSVKKREDTHRMAEANKAFAHYRW
- the fusA gene encoding elongation factor G, with the translated sequence MARSVPLDRTRNIGIMAHIDAGKTTTTERILFYTGITYKVGEVHDGTAVMDWMAQEQERGITITSAATTCVWRDHRINIIDTPGHVDFTAEVERSLRVLDGSVAVFDAVAGVEPQTETVWRQADKYRVPRICFVNKMDRVGADFVRTLESIRTRLGANPVALQLPIGSEGRFEGVVDLVRMKAVRHNGESLGAPPTIEEIPEALREQAMVYREQLVEKVSEVNDDLLNRYLHGEPLPEAEVRATIRRRAIESLQGEERPFVPVLCGSAFKNKGIQPLLDAIIDYLPSPEDVPPISGINPQRAADDDGYVVARPADDAAPFSALAFKVMTDSYVGQLTFIRVYSGVMKTGATVLNTGRGRKERIGRLLKMHANKREEIKQVCAGDIAAAVGLKSVGTGDTICDPQHAVVLESMEFPSPVISLAIEPSSKADQEKLGQGLGKLTAEDPTFQVRTDEEIGQVVISGMGELHLEILVDRLKREFGVEASVGRPQVAYKETLTRPSEGEGRYVKQTGGRGQYGHVKIRVTPGRPGAGFEFVNEIFGGTVPREYIRPVEQGIRDAMTTGVLAGYPIEDVTVTLYDGSYHEVDSSEGAFQIAGVMAFRHAAQRAGAVLLEPVMRIEVVVPEEYMGDVISDLNSRRGKVRSMEARGGSQIVNARVPLAEMFGYATELRSRTQGRATYSMHFDRYEPVPESVSEQIVARIQGK
- a CDS encoding 30S ribosomal protein S12; the protein is MPTISQLVRKGRERVVNKTKSPALQGCPQKRGVCVRVFTQTPKKPNSALRKVARVRLTNAIEVTSYIPGEGHNLQEHSLALIRGGRVKDLPGVRYHVVRGTLDTVGVAGRKQSRSKYGAKRPKS